A section of the Lathamus discolor isolate bLatDis1 chromosome 6, bLatDis1.hap1, whole genome shotgun sequence genome encodes:
- the LOC136016080 gene encoding uncharacterized protein LOC136016080 produces the protein MAEESPKRRKANFNEAETEVLIEQVLKHEQLLFAAGPGRASPGQKRKVWELIRHKVNPVAACPRDVEDLKKRWRDLKRRDRSKLCRLSQGCGPPAPPALGLLLAPEEMPPAAAPPARRHHHHHHHHRAYGSLLPAEAVPIVGGIDTLELPGAVVGEMGFNDDPGPSHQSSLEKMNLKEEIVVKVVEPEESSEDMAVVPPSQEQLSFLGTSGGGSSGKVKAKTKGRSQADQNEITEEDLVQIQQTQMQVIQSGFDSVNHNLRLLQQGMQDLSNSLSIMAHTLVAIKNVYVKNNTGPTTYATTSTQTTAGYLSPGSPQVSPAEGRGRAQVAGSSSRSSSCSSSSMSQEPGSSEFPRPPLRTIKKEHPNGCYYFCFADM, from the exons ATGGCCGAGGAGTCGCCGAAGCGGCGCAAGGCGAATTTCAACGAGGCGGAGACGGAGGTGCTGATCGAGCAGGTGCTGAAGCACGAGCAGCTGCTGTTCGCGGCGGGGCCCGGTCGCGCCTCCCCGGGCCAGAAGCGGAAGGTGTGGGAGCTGATCCGGCACAAGGTGAACCCGGTGGCCGCTTGTCCCCGCGACGTGGAGGACCTGAAGAAGCGCTGGCGGGACCTGAAGCGCCGCGACCGCAGCAAGCTGTGCCGTCTCTCGCAGGGCTGCGGGCCGccagccccccctgccctcGGCCTCCTCCTGGCCCCTGAGGAGATGCCGCCCGCTGCCGCGCCGCCAGCCCGCcgtcaccaccaccaccaccaccaccaccgcgCCtacggctccctgctccccgCCGAGGCCGTGCCCATCGTGGGTGGCATCGACACCCTGGAGCTGCCCGGCGCCGTCGTGGGGGAGATGG GGTTTAATGATGATCCTGGCCCATCTCATCAATCCAGTCTTGAGAAGATGAACCTTAAAGAAGAAATAGTAGTGAAGGTGGTAGAGCCAGAAGAAAGCTCTGAGGACATGGCAGTGGTTCCACCTAGCCAAGAACAGCTATCTTTTCTGGGGACATCAGGCGGTGGTTCCTCTGGGAAAgtaaaagccaaaacaaaaggCAGGTCCCAGGCAGACCAAAATGAAATAACTGAAGAGGACCTGGTGCAGATTCAACAGACCCAGATGCAGGTGATCCAGTCTGGTTTTGACAGTGTCAACCACAATCTTCGGCTGCTGCAGCAAGGCATGCAAGATCTGAGTAACAGCCTCAGCATCATGGCACATACGCTTGTGGCTATCAAAAACGTCTATGTGAAAAACAACACTGGCCCCACCACATATGCCACCACCTCTACTCAAACCACGGCTGGGTACCTGAGCCCAGGGTCCCCCCAGGTCTCCCCTgctgaggggagaggaagagcgCAAgtggctggaagcagcagcagaagcagcagctgcagctccagctccatgTCACAAGAACCAGGTTCTTCCGAGTTTCCCAGGCCCCCCCTGAGAACCATTAAGAAAGAACATCCAAATGGCTGCTACTACTTCTGCTTTGCAGATATGTAA